The genomic window TTTCATTCTAATCCCACTGGAAATAAAAAAAGATTTGCAAATATGGAGCTAGTACAATTTTAAAACTAAAGTATTACATGGTccaaaaaaaaaaatacacaccACGGGTCACCAAAATGTCCCTGTGTAGTAAATActttaagaaaaaaaaaaaatcaggaaaataAAATGTTTCAAAACTGAGTTCAACATGTAGGCATCTTCTCTTTGCTTGGCATCAGCCAATTGTAAAACTGTCCACTGTCAGAAGGGATGATTCGGTGTGTCTTCTCTAAATGCCCTGCCGACAACAGTTGTGGTAACGGCTCCCTTACGACTGCAGTGTCCCCCTGACCGTAGGGTCACCAGCCAACACAGAAAGCCATTGATAGAGCCTACACTCAGTGATGCTGCCACATCAGAGTCCCCCCATCCCACCCCTGTGAGTCTGAAGTGTTTAGAAATAATTCAATGCCATAAGCACCAGTCAGTATAAAGCAGTTCATTTCCATCAAGAGGCAGCCCTTCGCTATCTCCCTCAAGTACCTTACTTAGGCTGCTGGTAACTTCCTCAGAGTGCCAGCAAGGTGGGGGAGTTCAGAGAGTCAGAGGACTGATCCCCACTGCTGCTGCTTCTGCGGTGGGCCTTGGAGCAGGACTCTGAGGGAGGCTCTTGGTCAAGGCTGGGCATGCTGGGATAGGTGAAGACCAGGCTGGCAGCGCACGGAGTGATGTTGGGCGCAGGCGTGGACGTGACCACAACCGGCGTGTTGAGAGGTTCAGCCTCCAGGAAGTAGCTGTTGGCTATGGAAATCTCGGTCACAGGTTTAATGACGGATCTCTGCGTTTTGGACAGGTTGGTGTTGGCCAGCTTCGCATCTTCTTCCGGTTCCTGTTTGACTACCACCGCGTTCGCTGTCCGGCCGGCCCGTGGCTCAGGGGACTGGGAGCACCGCCTGCCGTCATTTCCAGGTGCCATTTTGCAAACTGGTTTGTGAGCAACCAGCATGAACTCCaatttctccttctccttctgcaGTACTGCGATTTCTTTCTGGAGATCAGATTTTTCCTCTTCAAGTTTCTCAGTTtcctgaaagaaaaaaaaaatcaatattctATTTCCCATGTGAGCAAATGAAGCATTTTTGCCTTCCAACTAGCCCTCCttctgggcaaattattggaatggaGACCAACTTCAAACTCATTTAAATGTGAAATACATCAATATAAGTTACATTTTTCAACAAAGGAGATAATTCATTCTGAATTATCTACACGACTTCAAAACACTAATAGATTTTCCCCTGTCTTTCTACTGAATGATTGAAACTTACCAATCCTCCACACGGCTGTTGGCCCTGGACCAAATCTATTCTGAGTCAAGTGATTTGACCCAGATGACATCGTATGTGCTTCCCCTGCAGTGAATCCCCTATTCCCTGGGATAAGATGGGACTTCGCTGCTTGTCTATTAACACCAGATCTTATACCAGGAAGTGAAATTGAACAGTGTAGAAAAAGCCCCTCATTTCCCCTCACCTTTGCACTACTCCATCCTGACCCAGACTGGCAAACACTCACTCTAGAAGGACATGGTAGTGCAGCGGTAACAACCCTCCTGGATTGTCCTGAACTCTCGAGGAACTAAAGCGtaatctccagggcactgctgCAAGCATAAAACCCAGGAGAAAAGATTTTTTGCTTTAAAGCCCAGCTTTTTTTTTTTCCCATtttcttcaaatactgtttattatATACATACACGCATGCATATATACATAGAAAAATCAGAGTGGGAGAATAAGAGGCTCTTTGACAGAGTGTGGGAAGTCGGTGGAAGCGTGGGAGTTGGGTGGTTGGAGGCACAaggccatgtgatgaaacctccagggtaACGTTCAAGCAGAGTTGCCAACCCTAAATAGAAACATTACTGGACTAAATCCAGGAGTatgcgagttcaaatcccaccatgtcagaGATTTAAAATTCCGTTTTTAAAAAACCTGGAATGATAAAATAAACTAGCGCCATTATGAAGGTTTTGGAAAGTTGGAAAAATCCAagtagttcattaatgtcctttagagaaggaaacctgccaaCCTTACCTAGCCTGACCTAGTGACACGCCACAAAAATCTGATCaattcttaactgccccctgaagtgGCCTTGCAAGTCACTAGGTTGCAAAAAAATTCAACTGGGATGGGCATTAACTTATTGCTCGACAGCTATATCCACATCCAGAGAATGGATTGAAAAATAACCAGCAGTCTGATATTCCACAGGACTCCAAATAGAAGCTCAAATCTCTAGTGTTTTATATCTGACCCAATTACAAATCTGAGAGCAAATGATGTGGAATAGGGTGGGAAAGCGTAGATCAGCTATAATCtcactgaatgacagagcaggtttgaggcgccgtatggcctactcctattccttatATTTACTCTGGCCCCCATTGCAGCAATCTGTGTTTGACTCATCTTTTGTGCGACACACACTCTAGCCCGTGCGTTATCCTCTTTGTAATGCACTTCACCATCAGCCTTGGATTGATATATTCCGGCCTGCGCTTTATCCCATGTGACGAATTCCAGCCTGTTCATTAGCCTCATTAATGCACTTACAGTCATTGAAAGAATGTGATTTTCTTTAAAATAATGAATAGAAGTCACAACTGAGTAGAAAAACCAAAATGAGAAATAGTAACCCCAGACCATAAGTGATTAAATGAATGGGTCAATCATGAACAAGAGAAACCCATCCCATTATCAATCTCATCTCTTTCCACACTCTGTGGAGTCTATACTTTCATGGGCCTAAAAATTCAATGGCATCCCGTCTTACAGCTACAGCCTCCAGTATGGCAGGCTGAAAGTTCATATTCATTACAAGCTGGGTGTGCACCTCCCACCATCTTGGtataaacaacaacaaaa from Heterodontus francisci isolate sHetFra1 chromosome 3, sHetFra1.hap1, whole genome shotgun sequence includes these protein-coding regions:
- the fosl2 gene encoding fos-related antigen 2 isoform X2, giving the protein MYQDYPVNYDTSSRNSASPVHQDSVFGSAGSSSGSQKYRSDMPGSSSAFVPTITAITTSQDLQWMVQPTVITSMSSPYSRSHPYSLPGASISSPSSTTLHRPGVIKTIGETGGRRKRDEQLTPEEEEKRRVRRERNKVAAAKCRNRRRELTERLQDETEKLEEEKSDLQKEIAVLQKEKEKLEFMLVAHKPVCKMAPGNDGRRCSQSPEPRAGRTANAVVVKQEPEEDAKLANTNLSKTQRSVIKPVTEISIANSYFLEAEPLNTPVVVTSTPAPNITPCAASLVFTYPSMPSLDQEPPSESCSKAHRRSSSSGDQSSDSLNSPTLLAL
- the fosl2 gene encoding fos-related antigen 2 isoform X3; this translates as MYQDYPVNYDTSSRNSASPVHQDSVFGSAGSSSGSQLTPEEEEKRRVRRERNKVAAAKCRNRRRELTERLQDETEKLEEEKSDLQKEIAVLQKEKEKLEFMLVAHKPVCKMAPGNDGRRCSQSPEPRAGRTANAVVVKQEPEEDAKLANTNLSKTQRSVIKPVTEISIANSYFLEAEPLNTPVVVTSTPAPNITPCAASLVFTYPSMPSLDQEPPSESCSKAHRRSSSSGDQSSDSLNSPTLLAL